In Aegilops tauschii subsp. strangulata cultivar AL8/78 chromosome 3, Aet v6.0, whole genome shotgun sequence, one genomic interval encodes:
- the LOC109759189 gene encoding auxin-responsive protein IAA2 yields MAWSGFREAAAAGESGLELSLGLPAYFTKPAAPTADLDGQESSGAGGSARQPQGGNYKAKPAAAAAAAPVVGWPPVRSFRRNLAASKPSSSKEDGRASKDDDVAVKGADEPAGRKGLFVKVNMDGVPIGRKVELKEDGSYADLSATVDKLFRSLLAAQRDAAAAPDAIAGGEYTLVYEDDEGDRMLVGDVPWQMFIVTAKRLRGLKSSDLPASSLTAAGSRKRPAAAADC; encoded by the exons ATGGCGTGGAGCGGGTTCAGGGAggctgcggcggcgggggagAGCGGCCTGGAGCTCAGCCTCGGCCTCCCCGCCTACTTCACCAAGCCGGCAGCACCAACAGCAG ATTTGGACGGGCAGGAGTCCAGCGGCGCCGGCGGCTCTGCTCGCCAACCTCAAGGAGGAAACTACAAGGCCAA gccggcagcagcagcagcagcagctccggTCGTGGGGTGGCCGCCGGTGCGCTCGTTCCGACGGAACCTGGCCGCCTCCAAGCCGTCGTCGTCCAAGGAGGACGGCAGGGCAAGCAAAGACGACGACGTCGCCGTCAAGGGCGCCGACGAGCCTGCGGGCCGGAAGGGTCTGTTCGTGAAGGTCAACATGGACGGCGTCCCCATCGGGCGGAAGGTGGAGCTCAAGGAGGACGGCAGCTACGCCGACCTCTCGGCCACCGTCGACAAGCTCTTCCGCAGCCTCCTCGCCG ctcaaaggGACGCCGCCGCTGCCCCAGACGCGATCGCCGGCGGCGAGTACACGCTGGTGTACGAGGACGACGAGGGCGACAGGATGCTGGTCGGGGACGTCCCATGGCA GATGTTCATCGTCACGGCGAAGAGGCTGCGAGGGCTCAAGAGCTCCGACCTGCCGGCCTCGTCG CTGACGGCGGCCGGGAGCAGGAAGAGGCCGGCGGCTGCAGCCGACTGCTGA
- the LOC109759227 gene encoding CRS2-associated factor 1, mitochondrial has product MLLPSLLRRAHLPRPCHPPRCHLSRLLDRYGFVPPASLTPTAKEISHGTGAGADQKRRTKKPPYRPPSSLDRGDRPASHSDLPFDFRFSYTESSPDAKPIGLREPKYSPFGPGRLDRPWTGLCAPAVDTTLRSVDAEDPAPAAEKDLEEARRRERERVLGEPLTPAERSFLVDKCQKNRTKRQINLGRDGLTHNMLNDIHNHWKHGEGVRVKCLGVPTVDMQNVCRELEDKTGGLIIHRHGGLLILYRGRHYHPKKRPVIPLMLWKPAEPIYPRLIKTTIEGLTVQETKEMRKKGLHAPVLTKLAKNGYYANLVPMVRDGFLADELVRIDCKGLPKSDYRKIGVKLRDLVPCILVSFDKEQIIVWRGKDHDESIQDNLHNAFPSFLQLESAAVKNENVEQEEASSESVAGKNEHGEKEETSSDCSSDEWSEISSSDDVPDDK; this is encoded by the exons ATGCTCCTCCCTAGCCTCCTCCGCCGCGCCCACCTGCCGCGGCCGTGCCACCCTCCCCGCTGCCACCTCTCCCGCCTCCTAGACCGCTACGGCTTCGTGCCGCCGGCCTCCCTGACCCCCACCGCGAAAGAGATCTCCCACGGCACAGGCGCCGGCGCCGACCAGAAGCGTCGGACCAAGAAGCCCCCCTACCGGCCGCCCTCTTCGCTGGACCGCGGAGACCGCCCGGCCTCCCACTCCGACCTCCCCTTCGATTTCCGCTTCAGCTACACGGAGAGCTCCCCGGACGCCAAGCCCATCGGGCTCCGCGAGCCCAAGTACTCCCCTTTCGGCCCCGGTCGCCTCGACCGCCCCTGGACCGGCCTGTGCGCGCCCGCCGTCGACACCACGCTCCGGAGCGTCGACGCCGAGGACCCTGCCCCCGCCGCCGAAAAGGACCTGGAGGAGGCCCGCCGTCGCGAGCGAGAGCGCGTGCTTGGCGAGCCGCTCACACCCGCGGAGCGCTCCTTCTTGGTCGACAAATGCCAGAAGAACCGCACCAAGCGGCAGATCAATCTCG GGAGAGATGGGCTCACTCATAACATGCTGAATGACATTCACAACCACTGGAAGCATGGCGAGGGGGTCAGGGTGAAATGCCTTGGTGTGCCGACGGTTGATATGCAAAATGTGTGCCGTGAGCTCGAG GATAAAACTGGTGGCCTTATCATCCACAGGCATGGTGGCCTGTTAATACTGTACAGAGGGAGGCATTATCATCCAAAGAAAAGACCTGTTATTCCATTGATGCTATGGAAGCCAGCTGAACCGATCTACCCGAGGCTAATTAAAACAACAATAGAAGGGCTGACAGTTCAGGAGACAAAGGAAATGAGGAAGAAGGGCCTACATGCTCCTgttttgacaaagctcg CAAAGAATGGATATTATGCTAACCTCGTGCCGATGGTTAGAGATGGTTTTCTGGCTGATGAATTGGTTCGCATAGATTGTAAAGGATTGCCAAAAAGTGATTATCGGAAGATTGGAGTCAAGCTCAGG GACCTTGTTCCTTGTATTCTCGTGTCTTTTGACAAGGAGCAAATTATTGTTTGGAGGGGGAAAGACCATGATGAAAGCATACAGGATAATTTGCACAATGCATTCCCTTCATTTCTTCAATTAGAGAGTGCAGCAGTGAAGAATGAGAATGTTGAACAGGAAGAAGCCTCAAGTGAGAGTGTAGCAGGAAAGAACGAGCACGGTGAAAAAGAAGAAACATCAAGTGACTGTTCTTCTGATGAGTGGTCTGAGATCAGTAGCTCTGACGATGTGCCAGATGATAAGTAG
- the LOC109759217 gene encoding clavaminate synthase-like protein At3g21360, translating to MAPVAGSSFFQEARLPEQRAVEGVAFPAVLVPAGGSLDEFLATVRSERASRVEPLLREAGAVLLRGFPARTAADFDAAVEAFGYEELPYVGGAAPRTNVVGRVFTANESPPDQKIPFHHEMAQVPTFPAKLFFFCEVEPKSGGETPIVLSHYVYKRMKENFPEFVEKLEKHGLIYTRVLGEGDDPSSPIGRGWQSTFLTKDKAVAEERAVKLGMKLEWTDNGVKTVMGPIPAVKWDESRGRKIWFNSMVAAYTGWKDARNDPVKAVTFGDGSPLPADVIEECGKILEEECVAVPWQQGDILLIDNWAVLHSRRSFEPPRRVLASLCK from the exons ATGGCGCCCGTGGCGGGCAGCAGCTTCTTCCAGGAAGCGCGGCTGCCGGAGCAGCGGGCCGTCGAGGGCGTCGCCTTCCCCGCGGTGCTCGTCCCGGCCGGCGGGAGCCTCGACGAGTTCCTGGCGACCGTGCGGTCGGAGCGGGCGTCCCGGGTGGAGCCGCTGCTGCGGGAGGCAGGGGCGGTGCTGCTGCGCGGGTTCCCcgcgcggacggcggcggacTTCGACGCCGCCGTGGAGGCGTTCGGGTACGAGGAGCTTCCCTACGTCGGCGGCGCGGCGCCCCGGACCAACGTGGTGGGGCGGGTGTTCACCGCCAACGAGTCGCCGCCCGACCAGAAGATCCCCTTCCACCATGAGATGGCGCAG GTTCCAACTTTTCCGGCGAAACTCTTCTTCTTCTGTGAGGTGGAACCAAAAAGTGGTGGAGAGACACCAATAGTGCTGAGCCACTATGTGTACAAGAGGATGAAGGAAAACTTCCCTGAATTTGTGGAGAAACTGGAGAAGCATGGCCTGATATACACAAGGGTATTGGGAGAGGGTGACGACCCATCTTCTCCAATCGGCCGTGGATGGCAATCCACATTTCTCACTAAAGATAAAGCCGTCGCCGAGGAAAG GGCTGTGAAGCTTGGGATGAAGCTGGAATGGACCGACAACGGGGTTAAAACAGTGATGGGTCCGATACCAGCAGTCAAGTGGGACGAGAGCCGAGGGAGGAAGATATGGTTCAACAGCATGGTCGCCGCCTACACGGGTTGGAAGGACGCTCGTAACGATCCAGTTAAGGCCGTCACCTTCGGCGATGGCTCGCCCTTGCCCGCCGATGTCATAGAGGAATGCGGCAAGATCCTAGAAGAGGAATGCGTCGCGGTCCCGTGGCAGCAAGGTGACATCCTTCTCATCGACAACTGGGCAGTGCTGCACTCACGACGGTCCTTTGAGCCCCCACGGCGCGTACTTGCTTCTCTCTGTAAATAG
- the LOC109759208 gene encoding F-box protein At1g10780 — protein MDCGGDGGMDALPDGVVQAILSRLSSARDVAACAGVSRSWRDCVPFLPFLYFPRSAFDAARGGVACADDAIGRMVHAAARLEELVIYCPFSAARLPRWLAARSASLRVLELRVDSAWSGSGSGHLDCVAAAPNLEELRLWGLTMTREPAWGRLDRLRVLEIVGASLADLAVSGAVDACPNLTDLALLGCECSGSVFLATPLLQRCRLDFVGSGTCSLALAAPLVESLEVQGFNYITLHGGDRLKRLTISKNTGRVNTVGIDRLPVLEQLSLRGVQWSWGAVSHVLQCGAEAKHLVMKVEFCGDSDTLQPFPEVDLVEFFNSHPKLCKFEVHGAMFASLCQKNSLKNLDSRFLISSLEEVLITVRSPLNAEQKLITIESLVRYSPMLRRMVLRISQMKNCHEAADEFFEEVSKFAHMSNGRVRIE, from the exons ATGGactgcggcggcgacggcgggatGGACGCGCTGCCGGACGGCGTGGTGCAGGCCATCCTCTCCCGGCTCAGCAGCGCCCGCGACGTGGCCGCCTGCGCGGGCGTCTCCCGCAGCTGGCGCGACTGCGTGCCCTTCCTCCCGTTCCTCTACTTCCCGCGGAGCGCCTTCGACGCCGCGAGGGGCGGCGTCGCGTGCGCCGACGACGCCATCGGCCGCATGGTCCACGCCGCGGCGCGCCTCGAGGAGCTCGTCATCTACTGCCCCTTCTCCGCCGCGCGCCTCCCGCGCTGGCTCGCCGCGCGGAGCGCCTCGCTGCGCGTGCTCGAGCTCCGGGTCGACTCCGCCTGGTCCGGATCCGGATCCGGCCACCTCGActgcgtcgccgccgcccccaacCTCGAGGAGCTGCGGCTCTGGGGGCTCACCATGACGCGCGAGCCGGCCTGGGGCCGGCTCGACCGGCTCCGCGTGCTGGAGATCGTCGGCGCGTCCCTGGCGGACCTCGCCGTCAGCGGCGCCGTCGACGCCTGCCCCAATCTCACCGACCTCGCCCTGCTCGGCTGCGAGTGCTCCGGCTCCGTCTTCTTGGCGACGCCCCTGCTCCAGCGCTGCCGCCTCGACTTCGTCGGCTCCGGCACCTGCTCGCTCGCGCTCGCCGCGCCCCTTGTCGAGTCCCTCGAGGTCCAGGGTTTCAACTATATCACCCTGCACGGCGGCGACCGCCTCAAACGCCTCACAATTTCCAAGAACACCG GGAGGGTGAATACTGTCGGGATAGACAGGCTCCCGGTGTTGGAGCAGCTGTCTCTGCGTGGCGTCCAGTGGAGCTGGGGAGCCGTCAGCCATGTGCTGCAATGCGGCGCCGAGGCCAAGCATCTGGTGATGAAGGTTGAGTTCTGCGGTGATTCCGACACTCTCCAGCCGTTTCCCGAGGTCGACCTTGTTGAATTCTTCAACAGCCACCCGAAGCTCTGCAAGTTTGAGGTCCACGGCGCCATGTTTGCGTCGCTCTGCCAAAAGAACAGCCTGAAAAAT CTGGACTCGAGGTTCCTGATATCTTCATTGGAGGAGGTCCTGATCACCGTGCGCTCACCCTTGAATGCCGAGCAGAAGCTGATCACCATCGAGTCCCTTGTCAGGTACAGTCCTATGCTGCGGAGGATGGTCCTTAGGATCTCGCAGATGAAGAACTGCCACGAGGCTGCAGATGAATTCTTTGAAGAGGTTTCCAAGTTTGCGCATATGAGTAATGGCAGAGTGCGGATTGAATAG
- the LOC109759197 gene encoding hexokinase-8 has translation MAEQQVVADLRENCATPASLLRDVAAAMADEMCAGLEKEGGSRVKMLLSYVDKLPTGREEGLFYGLDLGGTNFRVLKVQLGGNDKHVISRESRELAIPPHLMSGSSSELFGFIASELAKFVADEEQGTSLSNGKTRELGFTFSFPVRQRSVASGTLVKWTKAFSIEDAVGKDVVAELQTAMQKQGLDMHVAALINDAVGTLAGARYYDEDVVAGVIFGTGTNAAYVEKANAIPKWEGELPNSGEMVINMEWGNFYSCHLPVTEYDQSLDNESLNPGEQIYEKLTSGMYLGEIVRRVLLKLSLQSSIFGEIDRTKLKTHFHLRTPHISAMHHDNTPDLKIVEEKLKEILEIAGTSLETRKMLVEICDIVTRRAARLAAAGLAGILKKLGRDGSVDKRRSVIAIDGGLFEHYAKFSKCLEATLIELLGEESSKFVVVKHADDGSGIGAALIAASQSQYRNVE, from the exons ATGGCGGAGCAGCAGGTGGTGGCGGACCTCCGGGAGAACTGCGCCACGCCCGCGTCGCTGCTGCGCGAcgtggcggcggcgatggccgACGAGATGTGCGCGGGACTGGAGAAGGAGGGTGGGAGCAGGGTCAAGATGCTGCTCTCCTACGTTGACAAGCTCCCCACCGG GAGAGAGGAAGGTTTGTTCTATGGACTGGACCTAGGAGGGACAAACTTCCGTGTCTTGAAGGTGCAGCTAGGTGGCAATGATAAGCATGTCATTAGCCGCGAGTCCAGAGAACTCGCCATCCCACCACATTTGATGTCAGGGAGCTCATCT GAATTGTTTGGTTTCATTGCTTCTGAATTAGCCAAGTTTGTGGCTGATGAAGAGCAGGGTACTAGCTTGTCAAACGGGAAGACACGGGAACTAGGATTCACATTTTCTTTCCCAGTGAGGCAACGGTCCGTTGCATCGGGCACCCTTGTCAAGTGGACAAAGGCATTTTCTATAGAAGATGCT GTAGGTAAAGATGTAGTTGCTGAACTGCAAACAGCTATGCAGAAGCAAGGTCTAGACATGCATGTGGCTGCACTA ATTAATGACGCTGTTGGGACATTGGCTGGAGCCAGATACTACGATGAAGATGTCGTCGCAGGTGTGATATTTGGCACTGGCACAAatgctgcttatgttgagaagGCAAATGCCATACCAAAATGGGAAGGAGAGCTGCCTAATTCAGGAGAAATG GTCATTAATATGGAATGGGGTAATTTCTATTCGTGCCATCTTCCGGTCACTGAATACGATCAATCATTAGATAATGAAAGCTTAAATCCAGGAGAGCAG ATCTACGAGAAGTTAACCTCAGGAATGTATTTAGGTGAAATTGTAAGGAGGGTGTTGCTTAAACTGTCCTTGCAATCTTCCATTTTTGGTGAAATTGACCGCACTAAGCTCAAAACTCATTTCCATCTCCG GACTCCGCATATTTCTGCAATGCACCATGACAACACACCCGATCTGAAGATAGTGGAAGAAAAACTGAAAGAAATCCTAGAG ATTGCAGGCACATCCTTAGAGACGCGGAAAATGCTTGTTGAGATCTGCGACATTGTAACAAGAAGGGCAGCCCGGCTGGCTGCTGCGGGCCTTGCAGGGATCCTCAAGAAGCTCGGGAGAGATGGCTCGGTCGACAAGCGTCGGTCGGTCATCGCCATCGACGGAGGACTGTTCGAACactacgccaagttcagcaaatgctTGGAAGCTACTCTAATTGAGCTGCTAGGGGAGGAGTCATCGAAGTTCGTAGTCGTCAAGCACGCGGATGATGGCTCGGGGATAGGGGCTGCCCTGATTGCTGCTTCCCAATCTCAGTACAGAAATGTTGAATAG